The following proteins come from a genomic window of Rutidosis leptorrhynchoides isolate AG116_Rl617_1_P2 chromosome 10, CSIRO_AGI_Rlap_v1, whole genome shotgun sequence:
- the LOC139872259 gene encoding UDP-glycosyltransferase 76H1-like, whose amino-acid sequence MGDESKICKSLVLVASPFQGHMTPMLQLGNLLHSKGFSITIAHTKLNSPDPSNHPEFEFLPLYDNFSAIDPSNYFKNFLVKLNDNCKMQLQDHLAKKIKEEKNQMITVIHDNAMYFADEVASNLKLPSIVFRSCSASYMPAYLALPILHAEGKLPIQDSMLQKLVPELHPLRYKDLPFNNTPTELLKQMFALSERIRTPSAIIWNTVDFLEHSMLTKLRQHYQIPIFDIGPLNEMTKCPSTSFLKEDINCISWLDKQAPRSVIYVSLGSLATMDETELAETAWGLANSKQPFLWVVRPGSVNGSEWIEFLPEGFMEEIRGRGHVLKWAPQKKVLAHFAVGGFWSHCGWNSTLESISEGVPMICRPVYGDQCVNSRNLSYTWRVGLELEYLERNLIVDAIRRLLVDDEGKEMRKRAFFMKEKAKNALYKGGSSFKALKDLVQFIQADIDIHSN is encoded by the exons ATGGGTGATGAGAGTAAAATATGCAAATCTTTAGTTCTTGTAGCAAGTCCATTTCAAGGTCATATGACTCCTATGCTTCAACTAGGAAATCTTCTTCATTCAAAAGGCTTTTCAATAACCATAGCTCACACTAAATTAAACTCTCCTGATCCTTCAAACCATCCCGAATTCGAGTTTCTTCCACTTTACGATAACTTTTCAGCCATCGATCCATCGAACTACTTCAAAAACTTCTTAGTAAAACTCAATGATAATTGCAAAATGCAACTACAAGATCACCTGGCTAAAAAAATTAAAGAAGAAAAGAATCAGATGATTACAGTCATACATGATAATGCCATGTACTTTGCAGATGAAGTTGCTAGTAATTTGAAACTTCCTAGTATTGTGTTTCGCAGCTGCAGTGCGTCTTATATGCCTGCTTATCTTGCTCTTCCTATACTTCATGCAGAAGGGAAACTTCCTATACAAG ATTCTATGCTGCAGAAGCTTGTACCAGAGCTGCATCCTCTACGGTACAAAGATTTACCATTTAACAATACACCTACTGAACTTTTAAAACAAATGTTTGCTCTATCGGAACGTATCAGAACCCCATCAGCCATTATTTGGAACACTGTCGATTTTCTTGAACATTCGATGCTAACAAAGCTTAGACAGCACTACCAAATTCCAATATTTGATATCGGCCCATTAAACGAAATGACTAAATGTCCATCTACAAGTTTTTTAAAAGAGGACATCAATTGCATTTCATGGCTAGATAAACAAGCACCAAGATCAGTTATTTATGTAAGTTTGGGAAGTTTAGCCACTATGGATGAAACTGAGCTAGCCGAGACAGCTTGGGGCTTAGCCAATAGTAAACAACCGTTTTTATGGGTGGTTCGACCCGGTTCAGTGAATGGGTCGGAGTGGATTGAGTTTTTACCAGAAGGGTTTATGGAGGAAATAAGAGGAAGAGGTCATGTGTTGAAATGGGCACCACAAAAAAAAGTTTTGGCCCATTTTGCAGTTGGAGGATTTTGGAGCCATTGTGGTTGGAACTCTACTTTGGAAAGTATTTCGGAAGGGGTGCCAATGATATGTCGACCGGTTTACGGGGACCAATGTGTAAATTCAAGGAACTTGAGTTATACATGGAGAGTGGGATTGGAACTGGAATATTTGGAAAGAAATTTGATTGTGGATGCAATTAGAAGACTTTTGGTTGATGATGAAGGGAAAGAAATGAGAAAAAGAGCATTTTTTATGAAAGAAAAGGCGAAAAATGCTCTTTACAAAGGAGGGTCTTCATTTAAAGCTTTGAAAGATTTGGTTCAGTTCATTCAAGCAGATATAGATATTCATAGCAATTAG